A window of Carassius gibelio isolate Cgi1373 ecotype wild population from Czech Republic chromosome A3, carGib1.2-hapl.c, whole genome shotgun sequence genomic DNA:
ACCGTTTGTAATGAATTTCCCCAGCAGCAAGGCTGTGAGCTGTAATGATGGCTTTGCTCATAGTGTCACATTTAGCAGTAATAAGACTGACTCTAATGTCAGTCAAAGCCCATTGTTTTCCACCATCTTCCTCAACTGTGACCTCAGTCACTGGTTTAGTATCTCTGGCTCTCTCCCCCCTCTTTCCCTCCCTGCTGTAGTATTGTAAAGAGTGCCATTTTATCTCTGTCTCAGCTGAATCACCATCTCATTCAGATTAGCAGTCACATCCCGCTCACAGGATTTTCTGAGGCGGATCGCCAGCCCTCCTATTATTTTTTCAGAGTTTGCATGTTCTAGGCCCGTCTGCTAAAGGTGCCTACAGGCTCATTTCTGGGGTTTCatatatttaatcttttaatgTAACAGTCTGTTGCCGGTAGCCATTTGTGTCTTTGCAATAATTTGTCGGATTCAGTGTATTTTACTGCTTTAAAAGCAAATGATGGTTGCAATGAGTTTTCAGGGATGAACTACTGTGCTGCTGAGAGAATGCTGCTGACAAAGatctctttcttcctcttccATCTGTCTTTCCCTCCTTCTCTTCCTCCGGTGCTGCTCAGATTTGTCTGGTGGTGCTGGCCATAGCGCCATGGCTCAGACCCTTCAGATGGCGATCCCAAACTTCGGCAACAATGTCCTGGAGTGTTTGAACGAGCAGCGGCTGCAGGGGCTGTACTGCGACGTGTCCGTGGTGGTGAAAGGCCACACCTTTAAAGCCCACCGCGCCGTGCTGGCGGCCAGCAGCTCCTACTTCCGTGACCTTTTCAACAGCAGTGCGGGCAGCAAAACCCCTACGGTGGTGGAGTTGCCCCCGGCCGTACAGCCGCAGAGCTTCCAGCAGATCCTGGCCTTCTGCTACACCGGCCGCCTCAGCATGAACGTCGGAGACCAGTTTCTGCTCATGTACACGGCTGGCTTCCTCCAGATCCAGCAGATTATGGAGAAGGGCACGGAGTTCTTCTTGAAAGTCAGCTCACCCAGCTGTGACTCACAGGGCCTCCATACTGAAGAAACTCCTCCGTCAGAGCCTCAGAGCCCCGTTACCCAGACGGCGGCAGGTACAGCGGCTAATGGAGGAGGTGGGGTGGTGGCGACGGCAGCCAGTCGACCCGCTTCCTGCTTGACCCCATTGCCCCTTGTCTCTCGGGTGAAGACCGAGCAGCCGGAGGCTTCACCCTATTCAGTGGTTTGCACGCCAGTGGCCAAGCGACTCTGGGAAGGAGGCAATCGGGAAGGTGGTGGAGGCTCGGGTGCAGCCGGCGGAGGAGGGATGAGGAAGGCGGCTCGCTTTTCCCAAGAAATGGCACGTGGAAGTGCTATTCAGCAGCAAGGTAGCATGGGACTTGGTATGGGTCTTGGAATGGGCACAGGGGGTCACGGTGGGGGCAGCAGCACCAATGGCAACGGCACTAGCAGTGCCACCCCTGAAGGCACCAGCCCCGGTACCTTGAGTGCCTACACCAGTGATTCGCCCATCTCTTACCatgatgatgaagaggaagaggaggcggTGGATGACGGCACTGAAGAGCAGTACAGGCAGATCTGCAACATGTACACCATGTATAGCATGCTCAACGTGGGTGCTACGGGTGAGTCCAAATAACTGCTGAACACTTGaaataatttactcaacctcatgttgttccaaacttgtatgacttctTTATTTTCAATGGTAAAGAACTGGTGGAATTTTAAGTGTACTtgtcttttccatgcaattatcATGAATGTAGACCGAAGCTTTCAAGCTTCAGAAAAGATGCAAATGCACCATAGAAGTTAACCATATGACTCGTGCACTATAATACAGATTTTCCATACTAGGGTTGGGCAATATGGTGGAAATATtataccacattttttttttttttttcaggaaaatcatgattcatgattttatcatgattctgacatgttggttttactattttgcaagctgtctgagcagtacagccaaactaattgCCTTATTTTAAAAGCAAAGCCTTACAAGGTagcaaaatataaaatgaagaaGAATGCCGACATTTCGACCAAAGTGGgcgaagataaaaaaaaaatctgttgaccataaaagttattttaaagaatgtgggtaaccaaacagttgctggtctccagtgactttcatagtatttttttttttcctactatcaaagtcagtggggaccagcaactgtttggttacaaaaattcttcaaaatatcttcttttgtgttcagcacaagaaataaattaatacaggtttaggCTACATGAGATtgagtaaaaatgacagaattgaaaATTTTGAGTGGACTATCCCTTGACAAGCAGCAGCTATATTTAGTATAAGtctgctgtctctttaagagtcTGCATCCGTTTTCCTCTCaactgttttctttcattttagaaATAACCAACTGTGCTTATATGTAAactttgtgtgtttttaacaCTATTAGCACAATCAGATGCGAAAGAAAACTTAGTCAAGTAAtcaggtgctgttttttttttttttagtgcgcGCACACTTCAGGTGTATCGCATGTCAGAACATCACgcaaatgaaatgtttaactGGCAAGGctttaaaagcacatgcaaataatgtacttttgtgattgTGAAGTGTAGTGTCCCATGAGTGTAATTCTACTGCTGAGTAACATTTAATGTGAATGTAAGTCACATTGTACAGTATATTGAGACAGAAGCGCCAGAACTGAAACTGATAAAATGTGCACTGTACAACGATACtacgatattttttttaaagcagatcgtggagacatttgaATCATCCATGATCAAAAATCTTTATATCCCACACCTCTAAGCCataccatagtttttttttttttttttttgagaaatggactgaaaatatatattaaatgcatgctGTTAGTCTTACTTTGAACAATTCAACCATGCATACGTTTCGTTCTTGTTTTGACCTTGTGGTTTTTAATCAAATTGTCATAACTCGTTCTTCTCTCTGGTGACGTAGTTAACTGCAGCTTCCACATCTCAAAATTCAATCAATAACCGTTAGAGAGAACAAAGTCCCCAAGCCTACATTTTCTATGTCGATAATTTGCAAGTCACATTACAGATAAAAATATCTGCTGCTACTTTTTTCCACAGCTGAGTTATTATTCAGTTATAGTCTTTTCCTTAACAGTTCTGATCAGGGAGTCAGTCAAATTCATATATGAGTTATTCATCATTATGATCAAAGGAGTCCTTAAAAAGAATGATTGATCAACAGAATAAAGACACAAAAAGCCAGCTCCAGTCCATATTCATGATTGCATGGTAAATAAACAGCCAGAACATGGTTAAAATGTcttcgtctggttccactgaagAAATTAGAAGCCCCACAGGTTTGATGATgacagagtttttaagttttaaattagCACTTCCTGAACCAGCACTTCCTTTGATCCTCTATGTGTTGTAATGTATATAGCCTCGTGCTTTTTTGGTTCCCATTTTAACAAGTTAACTAATGTCTACTTTCTTTTATGCTTCTTAAATAAGAATATCGTCATAGCTAAATTCACGCTTTTTGTTAAATGCTTGTTTGGAGCTCACAAATATTTTGTCAGAAGTTCTTCTCATCTTCTCTCAGACGGCATGAAAACGCAGTGTGTTCTGAAGCCTTTTTTCACAGCTCTTTTCTTAGTCTTGGTCCCAAGAGCTTTGCATTATCTGTCTGTTTCAAAAGATTTGGGAAGTGGTTTAAT
This region includes:
- the LOC127950544 gene encoding nucleus accumbens-associated protein 1, whose translation is MAQTLQMAIPNFGNNVLECLNEQRLQGLYCDVSVVVKGHTFKAHRAVLAASSSYFRDLFNSSAGSKTPTVVELPPAVQPQSFQQILAFCYTGRLSMNVGDQFLLMYTAGFLQIQQIMEKGTEFFLKVSSPSCDSQGLHTEETPPSEPQSPVTQTAAGTAANGGGGVVATAASRPASCLTPLPLVSRVKTEQPEASPYSVVCTPVAKRLWEGGNREGGGGSGAAGGGGMRKAARFSQEMARGSAIQQQGSMGLGMGLGMGTGGHGGGSSTNGNGTSSATPEGTSPGTLSAYTSDSPISYHDDEEEEEAVDDGTEEQYRQICNMYTMYSMLNVGATAGERVEALPDHSETRPRMRGRQDLASLPAELIAQIGNRCHPKLYEEGDPAEKLELVSGTSVYISRAQLMNCHVSAGTRHKVLLRRLLAAFFDRSTLANSCGTGIRSSTNDPSRKPLDSRVLHAVKFYCQNFATSFKESEMNAIAADMCTNARRVVRKSWIPKLKLLMAEGDAYANFLPDSIKMEADGLSGEPTFETASLEGGASVETGGSSGESLQGVSGDNGTLFQ